The Candidatus Omnitrophota bacterium genomic sequence CATCGGTATCCTGGCTACCTTAGGTATCCAGCAATACGCCCGGGCAACAGAGAGGGCCAGAGGCGCTGAAGCTAGGCAGATTTTAGGCCAGATCCGCGCTACTGCCGCAGGGTATCGCTTACAGAATGGAACTTGCACAGGGTTTAATGATGCAGCAGCTGGTATTGGCAGGAACCCTGACCAGATTCCCAGGGTATGCGCGTCAACGCACTATTTTTATTATTGGCTTCATCCTGATACTGGGGGTGATACTTTTCGGGCTATTGCTACGCGTTGCACGGCAGCAGAAAGCGGTAAGTCACCAGGAGCTTCAGCAGCCCTTTTCCTCTCACTAACTACTAATTTTGCTAATGGCACTGATACCTGGTCCGGAAACGGCGGGTATTAATCTTTAGGGAGCATTGATACATTCGTAAAAGGAGGCTCAAGATGAAGAAAGGTTTTACGCTCTTAGAGTTAATCGTAGTGATCATTATCATCGGTATTTTGGCTACTTTAGGCATTACCCAGTATGCTTCCACTGTTGAAAGAAGCCGCGTTGCCGAAGCCAAGGCTAATTTGGGGTCGTTACGTACCCTACAGCTTGCTTATTTTCAGGATAAAGATGAGTATGCTTCAGTAGCTAATTTGGAAGCAAATCTGCCTACTGATACTTGCACTAGCCAGTACTATTTTAAGTATAGTTGCGACGCTGGGGGGAATGGAACTGGAGAGTGTACTGCTACCAGATGTGGATCTGCCGAGAATGGCAAATCTCCAGGCTATACAGGGAACGCATATAATATCAGACTCGAGATAAATGGCGAATGGAACAGTGATGCGGGCTGGTAGTAAAATATACCGGAAATCTCGCCAGAAATACCCCGGGGTTACCTTATTAGAGCTCCTGCTGGTAACTCTGGTGGTAGCTATTTTAGCCGCCTTAGGCGTGATGCATTATGGCGCCAGCCCCGGAGAACGCACCAGAAGTAAAGAAGTAATTGCTAACCTTAAACTCATTGCCGCTGCCGAAAAAATCTACCGTATGGAAACAGAAAGTTATTATGCTTCAACAGGCGCGACCCCCCAGGAGCACATTCAAAATATTAATAAGTATTTGAAATTGTCTTTAAGTATAAGCAGTTCGCGGAATTGGGATTATTCCGTTACTGCTGATGCAGACGATTTTACCGCCTACGGGGACAGGGTGGAATCGGCTCCGAGCCCATACAATACCTGTCAATATTCCATTGATGATAACCTGGATGAACCGAAGCCAGTTGGCGGTAACTGCCCTTAGGGAGATTTAATCAGTAAGATACTTTGATTTCCGGTATGCATAATAAAAGTTTAACCCTCCTGGAGATTCTGGTAGCTGTGCTTATCCTGGCCTTAGTCATGGCCGGTATCGCCAATGTTTTTATTGCCAGCAGAAGGCGTTTAGGGCAGAGCCGCTCGAAAATCCAGGCTGCGGAATTGGGGAGATTGTTTTTAGCCCCTCTGCAGAATCAAGTAAGACAAGACCTGTGGGGAAAGAATTGTTTGAGCGGTAAAACCGAAGAATGCCCGGGCCCAGAAAAGCTTGGCTTTACCACCTACAAACCTGCCTATGAAATTACTCCGGTTGTAATTGCGGGAAATACTCTACCTTTGCAGAGAGTAAAGGTTACTATCACCTGGGATGAGCCCCAATCAAAATAAGTCACTTACCCTCCTGGAGTTATTAATCTCTATCAGTATCTTAGGCCTTCTAGTTTTGGGATTTTCCAACCTGGATACCTTTACCCGTTACCATGTGGCTACTTCAGACAGGCAGGCGAAACTCCAGAATGACGCTAGCTATGTCTTAGAGCATATGGCAAAAGAGATCAGTAAGGCAATTGGCAATGTTCAGGACGATAAACCCCCCATCACCATCACTGCTATTCGCGGCGATCCAGCCATAAAAGTATGGATAGATTCTAATGGTTCAGGCCAGCGCGATACCGGTGACAAGCAAATTGCTTATCGGTATCACATAACACAAGCTTCAGCTGGAAGATGCCAGGTTTGGTACTGCCCTTATTGTAGGGATGAACAACTCTGTGAATCTTGTGACCCCTGGTGGAGTGTTTCTAATAATGTCTTGAGTAAAAAAATATCTGGTTTTGATGCCGTCTATGATGCTGACGGCAATTGTATTGATATTGAAATCACTGCCTGTTGGGATCCCCTGGCCGCTTCTTCGCCGGATAACCCTTGCGTTACCCTGCGCAACTGCATCAACCTGCCTAGTGTTTCTAGCAATTAAAAAAGCAAGATACTTTTTGTTTGCTAAATCACCCAAGTTGTGCTAAATTTAAGCTTAAATTAATCTTATGGGGCGATAGTTCAGTTGGGAGAACGCTACATTCGCATTGTAGAGGTCGCGGGTTCAAATCCCGCTCGCTCCACCAAATATATGAAAAGCCCGAATAAGTTATTCGCAGGTTTATTTTTCTTGTCTGTATTAATCATCGCTAGCCTTTATTTACCTTCTATCGTAGATATCCATTCCCAGGATAAATTAAAAGAGGCCCTTTTTTACGAAAAATTAGAGAATAAAACCGTGCAGTGCCAATTGTGCCCCAGAAGATGCACAATCCCCGACGGCAGGCGCGGTTTTTGCGGCGTCAGGGAGA encodes the following:
- a CDS encoding type II secretion system protein translates to MKKGFTLLELIVVMIIIGILATLGIQQYARATERARGAEARQILGQIRATAAGYRLQNGTCTGFNDAAAGIGRNPDQIPRVCASTHYFYYWLHPDTGGDTFRAIATRCTAAESGKSPGASAALFLSLTTNFANGTDTWSGNGGY
- a CDS encoding prepilin-type N-terminal cleavage/methylation domain-containing protein encodes the protein MKKGFTLLELIVVIIIIGILATLGITQYASTVERSRVAEAKANLGSLRTLQLAYFQDKDEYASVANLEANLPTDTCTSQYYFKYSCDAGGNGTGECTATRCGSAENGKSPGYTGNAYNIRLEINGEWNSDAGW
- a CDS encoding type II secretion system protein, whose amino-acid sequence is MHNKSLTLLEILVAVLILALVMAGIANVFIASRRRLGQSRSKIQAAELGRLFLAPLQNQVRQDLWGKNCLSGKTEECPGPEKLGFTTYKPAYEITPVVIAGNTLPLQRVKVTITWDEPQSK
- a CDS encoding prepilin-type N-terminal cleavage/methylation domain-containing protein, translated to MSPNQNKSLTLLELLISISILGLLVLGFSNLDTFTRYHVATSDRQAKLQNDASYVLEHMAKEISKAIGNVQDDKPPITITAIRGDPAIKVWIDSNGSGQRDTGDKQIAYRYHITQASAGRCQVWYCPYCRDEQLCESCDPWWSVSNNVLSKKISGFDAVYDADGNCIDIEITACWDPLAASSPDNPCVTLRNCINLPSVSSN